In the Desulfobulbaceae bacterium genome, GGAGCGGTTCTCGGACAAGCGTGTCGTTATTGCCCTGCCGCCAAAGCGCCATTCCCAGCAGTTGACCTTGGCGGCGAACGGAGCCTTCACCATTGGTGAGGCCAAATTACGGCAAAGTCAGCTACCGGCACAAGTCACCGGGGGTGACGGCTATGTCCTGCAACGGCCCGAGCATTGGCGTTGACAGAGAATTTTAAAGAAAATCGCCCGAGGCGAACAGGGAATTATCTATGACACATCCCGTCAAGACTGACGATATCAAAATTATTCGTGCCCATTGCAACCGGTGTGGTCATAAGACCAAACACGACGTTGTCTTTGAGCGACGGCAGGAAGATTCCGAAATAGTTGATCCCTACAATGGTTACGAAATTTCGTGGTTTACAACCTACACGATGTTGGAGTGCCGTGGCTGTGAAGATGTCTGTCTGAAGCAAATCAGTTGGAATTCAGAGGAAGAAGGAAATGAGGAAGTCTATTACCCTCCTCGGGTTGCGAGAAGACATCCAACATGGTTCAACGAATTACACCCCGACTATCAAGCCTTGCTCGCCGAGATATACGCAGCTCTTTACACCGACAGTAAAAGGTTGGCCATGATGGGGCTGAGGACGGTAATAGATATCTTTATGGCCCGTAAGCTCGAAGATTCACTGGGTTTTACTGAAGGTATCAAAGAGTTGGTCGAGCAAAATTACCTCACATCGCGGAGTAAAGAAATCATCGAAGCTGCTGTTGAGGCAGGAAATGCATCGGCTCATAGGATGCACAATCCTTCAAGTGATCAATTAAATGCTGTAATCGACATCGTTGAGAACCTCATTCAATTTGATTTGCTTTCCGCATCTGCTGAAACCTTGAGAAAAACGACACCGCCACGTCCCTCACGCAAGAAGAAAAAAAAGGAGTAACCATTTGCCAATCAAGACCCCCAAGAAGCTTATAGAAGTCGCTTTACCGCTCGATGCCATCAATGCTGCTTGTGCCCGAGAAAAGTCTATCCGCCGTGGACATCCTTCGACGCTTCATCTGTGGTGGGCCAGACGACCATTAGCGGCTGCGCGGGCGGTGATCTTTGCTCAAATGGTTAACGACCCGTCGTGGAAGTGGGAACTTGAAAATCCAGGTGCTATCCCACCGGGTAACCTCAAGGCCTCATGGGCGGCAAGCAGGAAGCGGTTGTTTAAGATTATTGAGGAAATGGTGCTTTGGGAGAACAGCAACAACGAGATTGTCCTCGATAAGGCTCGGGCCGAGATCCGCCGCTCTTGGCGGGAGGTCTGTGAGTTGAACATAGACCATCCCCAGGCGGGAGAGTTGTTTGATCCCGAAACCTTGCCCGGCCTGCACGATCCCTTTGCTGGAGGTGGGGCTATTCCTTTAGAGGCCCAGCGTCTTGGGCTTGCGGCCTATGCCTCGGATTTAAACCCGGTGGCTGTGTTGATCAACAAGGCGATGATTGAGATCCCCCCCAAGTTCTCGGGTCGGCCGCCTATAGGGCCTTTACTGCCGGGTGAGGGTAGGCAGACCTCCATGGCCGGCAAGGACTGGTCTGGGGCTAAAGGCCTGGCCGAGGATGTTCGGCGTTATGGACACTGGTTACTGAAAGAGGCGGAAAAGAGGATCGGCCACCTCTATCCCACAATCGAGGTCACAGCCAGCATGGCCAGCGAACGGGAGGACTTGCGGCCACTGGTCGGCAAGCAACTGACCGTCATTGCCTGGCTTTGGGCGAGGACGGTGAAGAGTCCCAACCCGGTCTTTTCCCATGTTGAAGTGCCACTGGCATCCTCCTTTGTCCTCTCCATCAAGGAGGGCAAAGAGGCCTATGTTAAGCCTGTCATCGCTGGAGACAGTTATCGCTTTACAGTGCAGGTGGAACCACCACCAGAGGCGGCGAAGGCTGGCACAAAGCTGTCAAGGGGCGCAAATTTCCGCTGCCTGCTATCGAATGCCGCTATTGAGCCACAATATATCAAGGCAGAAGGTGTGGCCGGGCGGATGGGGCAAAGGCTAATGGCAATTGTGGCTGAGGGTCAGCGAAGCCGCGTCTATCTCTCGCCAACAGCAGAGCAAGAGGCTATCGCCCACCAGGCACAACCACAATGGCGCCCGGATACGCCATTACCTGATGATCCACGTAACTTCTGGACATTGAATTACGGCCTCAATAAATTTGGTGACCTATTCACCCCTCGCCAATTGCTAGCTCTGACCACCCTTTCCGATTTAGTCGTCGAGGTCAGAGAAAAAGTTAAGACTGATGCCATGTGTGCTTTATTAGATCAGGCCCAGTCATCCCCTGATGCTCCTCTTGATCAAGGCGGAACCGGACCCACCGCTTATGCCGATGCGGTGGCCGTTTATTTGGCCTTCGCTGCAAGCAAGACAAGTAACCGGGCCAGCACGTTGTGCACCTACAAGATTGGTGTCGAATGTCCAGGGGACACTTTTGGCCGACAGGCCATCCCAATGTCTTGGGATTATGCTGAAGCCAACACATTGGGAGGCCCAAGCGGGTCATTTCAAAGCATGGTAGACAATACAGTCGCAGGACTCTTATCAAATAATACATCTCTTGGAGCCATTGGTTGTGCTTTACAACTTGATGCCGCTTCCCCGCCAATCAGCGCCCAAGTAATTAACAAGGTTATTTCGACCGATCCGCCTTATTACGACAATATCAGTTATGCTGACCTTTCTGACTTTTTCTATGTTTGGCTACGCCGTGCCCTGAAACTGGTATTTCCAAGTTTGTTCTCCACAATGGCCGTGCCCAAGGCCGAGGAACTGGTAGCTTCACCCTACCGCCATGGTGGCAAAGATCAGGCTGAGGTCTTTTTTTTGAACGGTATGACCCGAGCCATCCACACTCTAGCACACTCTGCCCATCCAGCCTTTCCGGTCACCATTTACTACGCCTTCAAAGCGGCTGAAACTAAGGAGGTCGGCACGGCCTCTACCGGCTGGGAGACCTTTCTCGAAGCTGTGTTGCATGCCGGCTTCGCCCTCACCGGTACCTGGCCGATGCGCACCGAGCGTGAAAATCGAAAGATTAACCAAGGCACCAACGCCTTGGCCTCCTCAATCGTCCTCGTCTGTCGTCAGCGATTAGCCGACGCCGCCACCATCTCTCGCCGCCAATTCCAGCGCGAGTTGAACGCCATCCTGCCCGAAGCCTTGGACGAGATGACTAGAGGCGCGGAGGGTGACCACTCACCGGTGGCCCCGGTGGATCTCTCCCAGGCTATCATTGGTCCCGGAATGGCGGTCTTCTCCAAATATGCTGCTGTGCTGGAGGCAGACGGTTCGACCATGGGCGTCAAAACAGCGCTCCAGCTCATCAACCGTTTCCTGGCTGAGGACGATTTCGATGCCGACTCCCAATTTTGCCTGCACTGGTTCGAGCAGCACGGTTGGAGTGAAGGTAATTTTGGTGAGGCCGATGTCCTGGCCCGCTCCAAGTCGACCAGTGTCAGCGGACTGAATGAGTCCGGTGTACTTTTCAGCGGCGGAGGCAAGGTCCAGCTACGCAAATGGACCGACTATCCCACCGACTGGGATCCCACCACCGACATCCGTCTGCCAATCTGGGAGGCCCTGCACCAGTTAATCCGCGCGCTGAAACAAAGCG is a window encoding:
- a CDS encoding DUF1156 domain-containing protein translates to MPIKTPKKLIEVALPLDAINAACAREKSIRRGHPSTLHLWWARRPLAAARAVIFAQMVNDPSWKWELENPGAIPPGNLKASWAASRKRLFKIIEEMVLWENSNNEIVLDKARAEIRRSWREVCELNIDHPQAGELFDPETLPGLHDPFAGGGAIPLEAQRLGLAAYASDLNPVAVLINKAMIEIPPKFSGRPPIGPLLPGEGRQTSMAGKDWSGAKGLAEDVRRYGHWLLKEAEKRIGHLYPTIEVTASMASEREDLRPLVGKQLTVIAWLWARTVKSPNPVFSHVEVPLASSFVLSIKEGKEAYVKPVIAGDSYRFTVQVEPPPEAAKAGTKLSRGANFRCLLSNAAIEPQYIKAEGVAGRMGQRLMAIVAEGQRSRVYLSPTAEQEAIAHQAQPQWRPDTPLPDDPRNFWTLNYGLNKFGDLFTPRQLLALTTLSDLVVEVREKVKTDAMCALLDQAQSSPDAPLDQGGTGPTAYADAVAVYLAFAASKTSNRASTLCTYKIGVECPGDTFGRQAIPMSWDYAEANTLGGPSGSFQSMVDNTVAGLLSNNTSLGAIGCALQLDAASPPISAQVINKVISTDPPYYDNISYADLSDFFYVWLRRALKLVFPSLFSTMAVPKAEELVASPYRHGGKDQAEVFFLNGMTRAIHTLAHSAHPAFPVTIYYAFKAAETKEVGTASTGWETFLEAVLHAGFALTGTWPMRTERENRKINQGTNALASSIVLVCRQRLADAATISRRQFQRELNAILPEALDEMTRGAEGDHSPVAPVDLSQAIIGPGMAVFSKYAAVLEADGSTMGVKTALQLINRFLAEDDFDADSQFCLHWFEQHGWSEGNFGEADVLARSKSTSVSGLNESGVLFSGGGKVQLRKWTDYPTDWDPTTDIRLPIWEALHQLIRALKQSGEAAAGALLGVLTGKTEAIRQLAYRLYTLCERQGWAEDARAYNELITSWSGIEAAAAMPETITPQLNLFD
- a CDS encoding DUF4145 domain-containing protein, which gives rise to MTHPVKTDDIKIIRAHCNRCGHKTKHDVVFERRQEDSEIVDPYNGYEISWFTTYTMLECRGCEDVCLKQISWNSEEEGNEEVYYPPRVARRHPTWFNELHPDYQALLAEIYAALYTDSKRLAMMGLRTVIDIFMARKLEDSLGFTEGIKELVEQNYLTSRSKEIIEAAVEAGNASAHRMHNPSSDQLNAVIDIVENLIQFDLLSASAETLRKTTPPRPSRKKKKKE